ccccatgatcAGCCATGTGGGTGTGCAGCTGGGGGGGGTACTTTGGGTGGGACTGCCCAGCAATGGTTGGCTTGGGGGGCTGCACCAGAGACCTGGGGCTACTCAGCCTACTCAGCCTACTGCCACCATTGCAGCCATGCTCCAGCCTCCTCAGGACTGGGGGCCCAGCAGAGGGGGTGTGGGCCGGGGGGCCCAGCGATGGGGCTGCTGCTGGGGGCTCGGTGCACCCATCCACACCTGAGATGCTCAGGGCGTCTGGCCCCAGCGGGGCCCAGAGTGATCATCTGGACCTCCCCTCAGGTGGGCGACTTTGCCATCTTGCTCCGGGCCGGCTTTGACCGATGGAGCGCAGCCAAGCTGCAGCTCTCGACGGCACTGGGGGGCCTGCTGGGCGCCTGCTTCGCCATCTGTGCGCAGTCCCCCAAGGGAGTAGGTACGGGCGTGGGGGTGGTGGCGGTCCACAGAGGGGCCCTGGCCGAAGGGCACGGCCGCCCTGACCCGGGTATCTGAGCCCGGCTCTGCCCGGGTCCACCCCGCGGGATCGGGGGCGGTCGGTACACATGGCCGCCCAGCCCCCCCAGCCAGTCAGGGCTCCTCCCCCTGCTACAGAGGAGACGGTGGCCTGGATCCTGCCCTTCACCTCCGGCGGCTTTCTCTACATCGCCCTGGTGAACGTGCTGCCCGACCTCCTGGAGGAAGACGACCCATGGTGAGCTGCCCGCCGGCACTGCCATTGGCAGGCCCCTGCCCGCTGCCCGTCGGCCCGTGCGGCCCCCTGAGCCCCGGCCCTCTCGCCCGCAGGCGCTCCCTGCAGCAGGTGCTTCTGCTTTGTGCGGGCATCGTGGTGATGGTGCTGTTCTCGGTCTTCGTGGAGTGACTGTCTCtggcgccccacccctgcacaGCAATAAGAGACTCGGATTCACTCTgtgaccgtgtgtgtgtgtatgagtgaatATGCGTGTGTCAGAGAGCGAGTGCACCTCCAACCCAACAAGAgggtggcgtgtgtgtgtgtgtggtgtgcacaTGTGACCAGAGGTGTGTGCGAGGCCGACACTGTGATCCCTGATGCCCGGGCCCGCCCACTGGTCTTCTCCCCCTGCCACCCTGAGGGTTTGCACCCCCGGAGTCAGCAGTGAGGCACGGGAGTGGTGGTCCCGAGCAGAGGCCTCTGTGCGTGATGCCAGGAAGAGTGAGCCGCCCAAGGAGCCAGGCCTGCAGCAAGCCCCAAAGCTGGCCCCGCCGAGGCCTCCGTGGCCCTGGGCCTTGGGGGTAAGCCCCTGGGCGCGTGCACCCGGCTCCGAGCAGCCAGGGACCAAGGCTGGGGCACCTTTTGTTGGCCGTGGCCTGGTCCTCCCTTCACCAGCTCTGAGGCCAAAGAGAGGAGAGGTGGGTGCTTTGCCCCCGGCTCCACTCAGCGCTGACGGCCCTACTGCAACCCAGCGCGGAGCTGggagatgctttctaagacctTTTCCCCGTCAGCCCTGGGCCGGCTCCTGTTCCCCCCACCGCTGCAAATGCTCCCTGGCAGCGCCGGCAGCTCTTGCCACCTCCAGCTGCCAAACAGCAGCCAGCAGGGCAGCGAGCGGCCCTGGGCCAGTGTCCTCCCCATCCGCTCGGGTGCTCCTGCCAGCCCGGGGTCCAGCAGACACTCTGGGGGCAGGAAGACAGGAAACGGTGGCCGCCTGCCCCCCACGCGGGCCCCCTTCCCCAGCCACCGCGGGTGGGGCTGGGCGGGGGCGGTGAGGGCTCCACGTTGTCAGCACTCAGGAATGTGCTCTGGGAGAATGCTGAAGCCATAATCCCCAGCTATTTCCCTTGGCCGACGCCCAGGTACTCAGCTGGCCCGCTCCACAGCCAGGCTCCAGCCTTGTGGGGAGGAGTCGCTGTCAGGAGGGGCTGATCGGTTTTATAGCAGTTTTGCTGTGGTTCCATTTGTATCTGTAAATAACTTGTATAGATGAGATGCAAATAAATATACACGAACTGGCTGCCTCTGTTCTGCACATGAAAGCCGGGCACCCCGTGTCCCCACCAGGTTGGCTGCTCTGCGCACCCCGGCTCCTGCAGGTTGCCCAGCCTATCATCCCCGCCTTCTAGCCCTTCCGCTCCTCTGCACTCTTTTGAGCTGCTTCTCAGAACAGGGTAGAAACATTAAACATTTCCACATTTCCCTGGCTTGTTCTGCTTTTAGCTTTTTATGCCAATAAAACAAGCCTGGTTCTAGGCCATTATAGCCCACGTCACCCCCAAGGCTGGTGTCCTCGCAGACCTGCGAACCAAGGGCTTCTTCCCAGCCTGGCCTGAGTAACTTCACCACGGGAGGGAGCTCCACCCACAAAGTCGTCTCCAGGTTTGACCtccatgaaattattttttgttaaaaaggaaaaatgaaatcttTATTCTAAACCACACCCTCCCCTCCAGTGAACAGGCTGAGTAAAGCCAGCATCAGGCATGGGAAGGAGCTGCTTCCTGGGAGAAGGGGGACGGGGAGCGCTGGGCCCAGGCCTGATGAACGGAGGAAGCCAGGGCTGTCCCCCAGCGCCCCCAGCCCTCAGCAGGCATGGGGCATTGATGCACGAGGGAGGCAGCCAGGTCCCATTTACAGATGGGGGctccgaggtcaggggtgagAAGCCTGCGACCTCACTCAGGTGGGGATGCCCAGGAGAGGGACAGAGCCCTATCAGAGGCTGTGCTGGGGCTCCTCTGGAAcagggtggcgggggggggggggggtggttggaGGGGGACAGTGGAAGTCAGTGGGACCGATCACCAAGGAGTGTGCAGTGAGGGTACCCTCTGACCCAGGCTGGCGGCCCGGAGGCAGTGGGAGAGGGCGGGGCCTCCGGACTGGCCAGCAGTCGGTAGTTCTGGTATCGTGGGCACGGCCCCTCAGAGGGGATGGGAAAAAGAGGGTAAGGGGCTCTTGCCAGGGGGCAAGTGAGAGCCGATGGGGCATTCTCGAAGGGTTGCTGTTTTAACAGGCcgtttgggggggtggggggggacagCCAAACCTGCTGACGACAATACAGTAGGCTTTACGCTCACTcctaggtttgaatcctggctgtgCCATCTAAGAGTTGTATGGCCTTGGCCCAGCTGCTCAGATGCATCCATAAAACAGGACTGCCCTACTGGTGGCTGAGATTAACTAGATACAATTATGCATAAGATCCGCAAAGCATGTGGCCCCCGCCAAGCCCTCAGCCAGCAGTGAACCACCCGGTCAGCTTTCAGGCAGCAGAGCTGGAAGGGTGGCAGGCAGATGACCAGCAGACGTGGGGCGTCACAGGgacggggctgggggcaggaccAGGGGTGGGAGAGGACACCGGGTGAGCCGGGTCAGGCCTAGAAGGGCTCTCAGCGGATCTTGCTTGAAGCTCATTTTTCAGCGGGAGGAAATGGGCCAACAGCGAACCAAGACGTGGAGACAAACAGAAGGCTTGGCAGCCAGGAACCAGGGAGCCAAGGCCCAGAGCCTGGCTTTACCAGGAAGCAAGGTCGAGGGCCAGAGCACCAAGATTCAAAAGGAAGGGAAACACTAGTTTGGCTTCTGTGTAGGCCCCTCAGGCGAACTGCAGGTTAACAAGAATTTTCAGAAGCTCAGACTGAGAGGCGGGGTGGGGAGTGTGCAGTCAGAGGGGTCTGGACGCCAGAAGACCCCAGGGAGCAGCTGGGGTGCACACCCATCCCTGCCAGGGGCCCCGCCCTGACAACTGGTCTGAGGCCCATGGCTTGCTCAGGTTTCCAGCAGCAGCACCTAGGGAAGGGCCTCCGGCATACACCCCGACTCCTCTACCCAAGGCCCCAGGAAGGTGAGACAGACAGGCAGCAGGAACGGGAAGCATCCTTTATTGTGTGTCCGCCAGCAGGAGGCCCCTAGGCATAGTACTGCAGGTTGGCCTTCTTCTTGGCTTGTACCTCCAGGATGCCCTCCATGTAGTCCTCGTGGGTGAGCTCCGTGGCACCTCTGCGCAGCGCGATCATGCCCTGCGCCCAGACAGATGGACAGGCTCTGGGTTCCTCCTCACGCCCCAGCTCCCCAGATAGGCTCTCGGGTCCCTCCCCACGCCCCAGCCCCCAGGACAGACACACAGGCTCTGGTTCCCTCCCCACGCCCCAGTCCTCAGACAGAGACACAGGCTCTCAGGTCCCTCCCTACGCCCCAGCCCCCAGACAGAGAGACACAGGCTCTCAGGTCCCTCCCCACGCCCCAGAACAGACAGGCTCTGAGTCCCTCCCCATGCCCCAGCCCCCAGACAGACAGGCTCTGAGTCCCTCCCCATGCCCCAGCCCCCAGACAGACAGGCTCTGAGTCCCTCCCCATGCCCCAGCCCCCAGACAGACAGGCTCTGggtccctccccacaccccagaaCAGACAGGCTCTCTGGCCCCTCCCCACGCCCTGGTCCAGCTCCCGGAGGCCTCCAACTTCTCAGCCCCTCCCTCAGCCGCCTCCACCAGCCTGAGCAGGGAGGTGGTGTGAAGCACCCACCCTctgcagcccccactcaccgcctCCACACACACCGCCTTGCACTGGGCCCCGTTGAAGTCATCTGTACAGCGGGCCAGTTCCTCGTAGTTCACGTCAGGACTGTGGGGAGGTGGGGCGAGACTCAGTGACTGAGGGGAAGGGCCAGGAAGAGTAGCTGTCCCCCACACGCTCCCTCAGGCAGTGAGGTCGACTCGCCCGGATCACAGGCGAGTCCCTTCCCCACCGGGCCTCGTCCCTCCGTCCCTCTGCACAGGGCAGGGGGGAGGCGGGAGGCAGGGAGGTCAGAGTACGTTAGACCAAGTCATTTCTGGTGTCTCCAGCCTTTGAGATGCACCTGGACCCCAGGATCCAGTCTGGGGGGAGCAGAAGGTTGTGCAGACAGAAGACAGCCATCTGTCTGTCTCAGGCGGGCGGGCCCTGCACCGGCACAGCGCTGTGGCGACTCGCCTCCTGCGCCAAGCACTGCACTGGACATTATCACAACCCCGGGAGGTTGCAGCCCTCACCCCCAAGTCCCAGGAAGAAAACCAAGGCTTATGCCACCTGCAGACGGTCACACAGATCTGAACCAGGTCTGCCTGGCCCCTGGCAGCGTTCCCCTGGGCCAGGCTGGGCTGTGTTCATCTGCTGGGGCAGGGGAGGCCAGGAAACGGCCCGGGCCGGCACGCCTGCCGATCCCGGGGCAgggggtgtgtgtgcaggtgAACGCTAAGGTCCCGGGCCCCAGTAAGGTTCTGTGTCAGGTCAGGCACCTGGGAGAAAGGGAGGCTGCTGCGGGGACAGTGCTGTGTGAACgggaggtggagggagaggggaagccCGGGGAGGCTCAGTACGAAGAGGACTGGGACGGCTCTGCTGCCCCTGAGGTCTCAGCGCCTCGCTTGTGACTTTATGCACCTGACGTTCATCTTCCGGGAGTGGATCTGCATGATTCTGGCCCGGGCCTCCTCGTTGGGCATGGGGAACTCGATCTTGCGGTCCAGGCGGCCTGAGCGGAGCAGGGCGGGATCCAGGATGTCCACTCTGTTGGTGGCTGCGATGACCTGAGAAGGAGACGCGGCCGCTTGCATGAGGGGGGAGCTTCCAAGACAGGCGACAGGCACGGCCACGACAGGCAAGGAGGCGGCCCGGGTCAGGTGAGACGGCACCGGATATTCAAGACCGCCTCTAACTCGAGCTGCGCCAGAGAGACAACAGAAGATGCCTGACCTCTCAGCGCCCCTTCTTCCCCTGTGAAGACAACACCCACCTTCACTTGGGTGTTGGGCTGGAAGCCGTCCAGCTGGTTTAGCAGCTCCAGCATTGTCCTCTGCACCTCCCGGTCCCCGGCCTTCTCACTGTCGAAGCTGGGCCCCGAAGGAGACACTGGTGAGGCCACAGCTCGGGGGGCGCCCTCCCCTGTTCCTCCAGAAGCCCAACCCAACCCATCCCGGGGCGGAGAGGAGTCCTGCTCAGCCTGGGGGCCCCCAGCCCAGGGACAGCACAGAAATGGTGTCAGAGGTGAGAGGTCCTGGGCTCAGGTGCTGAACTGAGGACAGAACAGTGAGCAAAACCCGCTGCCTGGCCTGTGCCCCCAATGAAGGTGCCATCACAAACTGAACTAAAACTCAGAAGAAATAGAGAGATCTGGCCCAGACTTGGCATGGAACAGGGGGCCCAGGCAGCTGTCCCCGAGGAAATATCCCTCAGGCTGAGATCTGAAGACTGAAAACACATCACTGGGCAACCGACCAGCAGAGATCAGGGGAAAAGGAAAAGCAcattccagaaagaaaagagCAGGTGGCAAATCTCTGCCAACGAGCGGGCCTGCAAACCGAGGGGCCGCCTGGAGGaagcccgggggtggggggggcggggaggtgaGGGCAGGGACGGGGTGAGGCTGGAGGGGAGCTGGGGCACCAACACAGGGCCCCGCAGGCCGTGGCAAGCCCAGCGTTTATGCTACGGAACAGTGGGAAGGCCGGAAGGGGAAAGCAGGCTCTGTCTGCATGAGGAGCTGGCGGAGCCGGTCAGTGAAACTTGGAGAGGAACCTGCTGGCAACTGGGAGGAGAAAGGATGGTggggaaaagaaatgaagcaggGAGGCTAGTCAGAAGAGCACTAAGAAGTCCAAGCACATGGAGAGCGCCGCCAGCATCCCAGGGCGAGCAGGCAGCAGGGTGGAAGAGCAGGGTTCCAGACCCAACCTGGTGGGACCCCGCACCCCTCACCGCTTGGTGCCAATGGCGTCCAGCTCATCTATGAAGATGATGGACGGCGCTTTCTCCTTGGCCAGCGCAAAGGCGTCCCGGACTAGCTTGGCACCGTCCCCGATGAACATCTGCACCAGCTGGGGGCCGGCCAGCTTCAGGAaggtggcctggggtggggggtgacagAATCAGGCCAAAGGCGCAACAAGAGGCCCCTTCGATTCAAGCCCACCCAGCCGAGTCTCAGCTCCCACCCATCTCCCCCCATCCTTCCCAAGGCACTCACCTTGGTCTGCGCAGCACAGGCCCGGGCCAGCAGGGTCTTCCCCGTACCTGGAGGCCCATACATCAGCACGCCCTTTGGGGGCTGGATCCCTAAGTTCTCAAACTTCTCCTTGTGGTTCATTGGCAGGACAATGGCCTCCACTAGCTGCCAGGAAGAAGACCTGGGTGAGGACAGTGAACCCTGTGGGCTCCCACAGCCTAACCCTCTCTGTAGCGCCCCACTCAACTCAGGGTCACCGCCATCTCCTTGCCCCACATCCAGAGGACACAGAACGCTCACTGCCACCAAGGCTGCCGGTGGACTCCCAGAACAGCAGGACAGGGCAGAAGGACGGGTTAAGAACAGGAGCCTGAGCTCCGGTCCTGGCTCTGGCCCTAACCATCTGAGATCCCAAGCAAGCCATTCAGACCCTCCAGAGCTCAGTCTTCTAAACTGTTCCATGGCCTCTTCCCTGCCTCCCTAGAGTGTTAGTGTTGCAAGGATAAGAGGCATGGGAGGAAAAGTGCTCTGGTCACTGAAGCAGAGAGACACAAAAGGCTGGTGAGGTGCCGGGCTTCCCTCACCTCCTGAATCTGCTTATCCAGGCCCCCAATGTCACTGTACTGCTCCGTGGGCCTCTCGTCCACCTCCATGGCCTTCACCCGCGAGTCGTACTCGGTGGGCAGGGTCTCCAGGATCAGATAGGAGTCTTTGTTCACACCCTGGGGACACAGCATGGAAACCTCAGCTCTGTCCCAGCTCAAGGTCTACCTAATTGACTGGGGGACAGGTGTCCGTAGAGTGAAAGGAGAGCCACAGGACCGGGCAACACAAGAATCAAAGGGCAGGCAGCTCCGCAAACGTTCAGGACCCACGGTGACCCGGGCCGGGGCCAGGGGCTCGGCTCAGCAGTGGGAGAAACCTTGCTGGAAAAGGCCCGCCTGGGCTCAGGGACACCACTCACCACCAAGTCTCCCGGCTTCAGCTTTTCGGCATCCACCAAGCCAATCACAGGCAGGAAGTAGGTCTGCAGAAGGATTCCAGGTGCAGCCTCAGTCACTGCCCTCAGGTAGGCTCCCGAGTCCTGTCCCACACAcccctctcatcctctgcagctccTCCTGCTGCGCCAGCCTCACCTGCCGTGTAGAGGTTTTGATCACTGCGCACTTGCCCTTCCTTTGGGAGTCTAGATCAATGTTTGCACCATCTTCCTCTTGGTCGTTAGGATCAACATCTAGAAGCTGGGAAAGGAAGAAGCTCAGATTTGCTCAGCCCCCCTGTACTCTGCAGAGCCCAGCACTTCTGGGGCCTAGACAACCTCAGCACTCCCAGGGCTCGCCATCCCTACCTCACTCCTCAGCCTACCCCCGAGCCCAGCAAAGGTACGGTTAATAAATCAGATTAGCGTGATCTCTGCTCAGAGCTCATCTACCCACCCCGAGGAAAAATACCCAGTAGAAAAAGAAACACGCAGCTTCCAATGCCTTTTCAGGCCTGTATATTCCCCTAAAAACTTACAGCGGGGAGGAGAACCTAAGAGGTTTAGATCCTACATGCAATTTAGGCCTCAAAAGGCCCACCCACTCTTTCCCCAACGGCAGGCTGTCTCCAAGCCCCACTGACCCCTCTTCccctccacatacacacacacctcgaTGACGTTGGAGACCAGGTACGGCAGCGTCTTGTTCACTTTGATTTTCTCGCTGTTCTCTTTGATCTtgtccttcatggcctggagttCGTGGGTGACTCGCAACACTTCGCTCTTCATGATCTGGGATGAGGGTGAATGGAAGGAAACATTCAGCCTTACCTCAGCTTATCCGAGGGCCACTTAATTGGAGCACCTTATCCAGGCGGCCGGAGGA
This sequence is a window from Bubalus kerabau isolate K-KA32 ecotype Philippines breed swamp buffalo chromosome 15, PCC_UOA_SB_1v2, whole genome shotgun sequence. Protein-coding genes within it:
- the PSMC3 gene encoding 26S proteasome regulatory subunit 6A isoform X2, whose translation is MVNLLPTLESPVTRQEKMATVWDEAEQDGIGEEVLKMSTEEIIQRTRLLDSEIKIMKSEVLRVTHELQAMKDKIKENSEKIKVNKTLPYLVSNVIELLDVDPNDQEEDGANIDLDSQRKGKCAVIKTSTRQTYFLPVIGLVDAEKLKPGDLVLVEAIVLPMNHKEKFENLGIQPPKGVLMYGPPGTGKTLLARACAAQTKATFLKLAGPQLVQMFIGDGAKLVRDAFALAKEKAPSIIFIDELDAIGTKRFDSEKAGDREVQRTMLELLNQLDGFQPNTQVKVIAATNRVDILDPALLRSGRLDRKIEFPMPNEEARARIMQIHSRKMNVSPDVNYEELARCTDDFNGAQCKAVCVEAGMIALRRGATELTHEDYMEGILEVQAKKKANLQYYA
- the PSMC3 gene encoding 26S proteasome regulatory subunit 6A isoform X1 encodes the protein MVNLLPTLESPVTRQEKMATVWDEAEQDGIGEEVLKMSTEEIIQRTRLLDSEIKIMKSEVLRVTHELQAMKDKIKENSEKIKVNKTLPYLVSNVIELLDVDPNDQEEDGANIDLDSQRKGKCAVIKTSTRQTYFLPVIGLVDAEKLKPGDLVGVNKDSYLILETLPTEYDSRVKAMEVDERPTEQYSDIGGLDKQIQELVEAIVLPMNHKEKFENLGIQPPKGVLMYGPPGTGKTLLARACAAQTKATFLKLAGPQLVQMFIGDGAKLVRDAFALAKEKAPSIIFIDELDAIGTKRFDSEKAGDREVQRTMLELLNQLDGFQPNTQVKVIAATNRVDILDPALLRSGRLDRKIEFPMPNEEARARIMQIHSRKMNVSPDVNYEELARCTDDFNGAQCKAVCVEAGMIALRRGATELTHEDYMEGILEVQAKKKANLQYYA